The sequence below is a genomic window from Pseudomonas cremoricolorata.
CAGGTACAGGGGGTGTCGGCTAGTAAAACCAGTCGCAGTCCAGATAGGAATATACCCGGCCAAAACTTCGAGTCTATCCCAATCTGCGATGTGCAAACGCTGTTGATGGGGATACACGAAGTAGAGCTTGCGAGTGCCTCGATGAAGGCGGATATAAGCCCCGCGACAACGACTTGTTCCGTCGCTGAAGTATGAAATCGCCGCCAGTGCAGGGAGCATGGAGGTGACCAGAATTGTTTCTAAAACAATCGTTAGTGTAATTGCCTCTCTGCTGAGTGCGATCAATATAATTGGAAATGCCGCGAGTGCGACTATGAATGAAAGCCCAAAGCTTCCTGCGGCTCCGCGGCGATCCCAGTTCGTATACGTTTCGAGTTCAATAGCGGTGTCGTTGATTCTACGCACGCCATCTGGCCTCGCGGGTTCGCCTGTAGGAGATGGTGTATGCAGGCGCGTGCCGCCAAATCGAATACTTTTGGGCAGTCGCTTGATGGTTGACATTGTTAAAAGTCCTCTAGAGGTTGCAGCTTGGTTATGTCGGTTGGGTCCCAAAACCAAGTGCCCGCTTTAAACACCAGGGGCTCAGGAGCTCCAGGTTGAGTCAACATCAGGCCAGGTTGTCGCACGGAGTCAGGAAAGTAGGCATACTCAAGTTTGACTTTCGCAAACTGATGCATTTGAATCGACCAGCCACACTCTTCACTCGTGGATCCCAAAGAGGTGACTAGGCATTCCTGACGATAATTAATAGGATTGAAACCGGAATAGATGATAGGTCCTTTGATAGCACGGATTGTCTTGTCGTGATAATAAAAAGATAATCGTGTCTGAAATCGCTCTCCCGGCAGGCCATCTATCCCCGGGAGTCGGCAATGAATGCGTAATGTGCCTACTGAATCTCCAGATCTTTGCTCCCATGCCACTGCGAGGCGTGGCCGGTGGTATAAGCAGTAGACCGCTTCCAATTCTTGTGCATTGGTATAGCGGCTGTAGTTTATTCCCCAAGCGCTGTGCTTGAGCCAAATCTCTACAGGTCCGTGTTTAACCAAGTCAGCACCCACTGCGAATAGCACGATAGCTACCACCGCAGCGAAAGCCACAATTGCCCATGCGCCCGCACTTAGGCCAAGAACTAGCACTCGACCCGCAGTGCTCGCCATTGTTGCGGCTGAAGCCATAGCACCTGCCCGCGTTGCCACAGCAAGAACACCACCTGCCAATGCCGATTCCAGCAGAAATAATCCTTGTTCTCTGTTGCTGACGCTAAATGCGCTAATGGCTTTCGATAGGTCGCCTATTGCTACAAGTCCAGCTCCAATAGCACCTAAAGTAGCTACGCTTCTTTTCGAAGCGATGATCTTGGCTCCGTCGTTCGGCGGCTTAATTCCTTGGATACGTAATTTGACAGCTGCGATGCTCGCACTGACTTCTATCGATGAGGCAATTAGCGCGGTGATGGCACCCAGCAAAGCGAACCCAGCACCTAACCTATCGCTGGCTGTATTCGCATCTTTCAACGCATTCCTCATCCCCACAACAGCCAAATACCCCCCCAATCCCACAAACAAATGCCCCGCCGGCTCCCGCATTCGTTTCACCGCATTCATGAACGGATTCCCCTCCAGTTCCATCGCCCGTGGCGGCGGTAGCGCCGGTCGATCCTTGGGCGGACTGTCGATTTCGTGGTAGCTGGTCTCGCCGACCTTGACCCATTCATAGAGGGGGATTCGGACAGTCAAGTCGAACTGGGTGATCTTCGGCGTCGGTACTTTCCAGCCTTGCGCTCTAGCGGTTTCCAGGCTTTGGTGGCCCTGGAACTCATAAGCGGCCCGTTGCAGGTCTGCCAGGTTCATTTCGTACCGGACCAGAGTGACGTTGGCCCTGATCTCCATCACATGCCGCAAGCGGGGTATCAGCACGTCCGCGCGTTTGGCCGCGGGTATCGCTTGCAGCAGACCGATCAGGGCGTTGGTGGCCGGGGTGATGGCATGTTCTTCCATGAAGGCGTCCAGCACCTGGAAGACATTCTTGGCCAGCCCCCCGGCACTGTCGCGCAAGCGATCGAGGAGGGTCTCACTGCCATTGGCCAGCGCCAGCCAATAGGGGCTGCTGTCCACGGGCATGTCGATCAGCTGGGCCAGCATCTGCGTGCCGCGCTGGGTGTGCACCAGGGCGCCGATACACTGGAAAACCGCCTGTTCGTAGGCACGGGCCGTGGGGATCACGCGGGTATCGAAGCAGCGCAGCGCCTTGCCCAGCAGCTTGACCGGATTCATTAGCGCCACCCAGGCGATGGCGTCGTTCACCGCCAGGGCGATGGTTTGATCGAAGGCGTTGATGCGCTCGGCGTACTCGGCCGGAAATGCCATGGCGTCAGTGTATTTGACGAGCTTTTTCTGCCGGATCAGCGCATTGGCTCCCTCTTCGGAATAAGCAGCCTGCTTGTGCATGGCCTCGAAGTAGTTGCTGATGAGCGTCGCGCTCTGCAGGGCGTGGGCATTCTGGCCGGCATACTTCGTCTTGCGCTCCACCGCGCTGCTGACCAGGTAATGCAGCTCGCTGGCAATGCCGATGGGATCGGGCAGGGCAACGGCCAGCGGCGTGATATCGCGGCGTCCGTAGAGTCCGGCATGGAGGCCCTGGATGATGGCGTTGTAGTCAGGTGCGGTGTTGGGAAACTGGGTTTCGCTCCACTCGAAGTGCCTGGGCGTGCTGTAGCCTCTGGGCACCAGTTCCGGGGTGGCATTGCCGACCAGCGCGGCATTGAAGGCATGGGGCTGCTCAGGCCCGGCCGCGGGGTCGAGCCTGACGGCGAGGGTGTCGCGCAGGCCATCCTGATTGGTTTCGATGGCCCACAGCGCACGGTGGCTGAGCAGCGTGTCGCTGATCATCACGTACACCTGCTCGGCGATATGGCTTTGCGGGGCTTGCAGGTAGGGCCTGGCTTGATGGGTTTCAGGCACGCATTGGCGACCTGGGGTGGCATTGGTTTCGTCGCAGCGGTCCCACCAGATGCGGGCGAAGCGGATGTCCTCGGTGACCTGATAGTGCTGGGTCCACATGCGCCCGTCTTTGAAGTAGCACAGGTAGACGTAGCTGCCAGGGCGCAATAAGCGCAGGCCATAGGCTTTGCCTGAGCCAAGGGCGGGATAGCCGTCGGTGCAGAGGGTGGGGAAGATGCTGGGTTCGAGCGGCGTGTCGACGATCCCGTAGCGCAACGGATAGAGCGGGATACTGGGTTCGCACGGCGGGTGCATGATACCGACGCCGACTTCCTTCTGATTAGGCCGGTTGGTGCCGAGGGCGATCTTGTACGTGCGGGTCATGGCGTTTCTCCGGTCACATCCTGCGCTGCCAATTGCGCGAGCCGTGCTTCTGCGTCGATCAGCCGCTGTTTTCCCTCGACCGCGCGCCGCAGCATGATTTCGCGAAGCACCCGGTCGTGGTCGAAGAAGCGCTGTGGATACCGCAAGCGCAGCTCCATGAAGTGGCGTACGTCGCGCTCTGTGCGTAGCGTCAGCGCGCTGGCTTCAAGGGCGAAGGCGTTCAGTCGGCGCCAGAGCTCGGCCTGAGCGTCTGCAGCGTCGTAGACCGGGAAGCGCCTGCGAAACTCACGGGCGCAATCGCGCATGAACCATGCCTGGGTGGCCGGGTTCAGCGCCGCCTCTTCGTATGTGCTCAGCTCGAAGGGCCGTTGCGCGATGGTCGGCGCCGCGCCGGTCACGGGCGCATCGACCGATACCCACTCGCCCGAGTGTTGGTCGCCGGCGTACCAGACAAGACGTTGAATAGGGCCGAGCAGTTGCGCCAGCCGCTCGGCTGGCAAGGCTTCGCAGAGTTCTTCGAGGGCGCGAAAGGCACCGAGGCCGAACGACAGCGCTTGACCGTTGGCACCTGTCAGCTGTTGCAGATGCTCGAGGTGGGCCACGAGGCTGTCTTCATCGTCCGGCGCCAGCACAATCAAGCCGATCTGCTGGGGCAGCCAGTGAGCGAGTGCGTGGTTGAAGATCGACTCATCGAGCGTCACCAGCAGCGGCCCTGAACGATAGCCCGGTGGGGTGAACGCCCACGGTGTGCCGTACCACAGCCAGCGACCGTTGAAGAATCGGTCGAGCTGCTTGAGTTCATCCTGGAGGGTTTGGCTCAGTGCGCCGTTCAGCCAGACCCATGCCCGAGCGCTTTGTTGCAGTGTGGCCCAGTCCGGTATGGGAGATGCCTTCACCACTTGGCGCGAATAGTCGGGAAACTCGGACGTTGCGCTCATCAGGCAGCTCCCCTGCAGGCAGCAATGCTGTGGCAAGCGTCAGCTATCCAGCGGATGATGAAAGATGAAATCGTCATGGTGAGCTCCCGGTGAGGACGAACTTGAATGGCCGTCTCTGGCGTCAAGTGGCGGTCACTCTTTTTAGAAGCATCATCCGAGGTTGGGAATTGAGAACGGTCTGAGGAACGTGCAGGAAGCGTCCTTTTCTCGCTGTAAGGCTCGAGGCGTGCCTGGAAAAGCGGGCTGTAAGTGGTTTCAGCAGGAGAGAGTGCCGGCTTGAAAAGCGCTGGCAGGGTGCATCAGGGGGAAGGGGCGTAGCGGGGAGGGGGCAGCAGAGCCAGATAGCATCGGCCGTATTGCTGGCAGTACGACGGGGTCGGCGGAGCGGCGGGTGCGGCAGGCCCTTGGGCAAAGGGCCTGCCGATTCCAGCGAACATTGCCGAACGCTGAAGGGGACGTCAGACGTTGAAGCGGAAGTGCATCACGTCACCGTCCTTGACGATGTATTCCTTGCCTTCCAGACGCCATTTGCCGGCTTCCTTGGCGCCGCTTTCACCCTTGAACTGGATGAAGTCGTCGTAGGCCACCACTTCGGCGCGGATGAAGCCTTTCTCGAAGTCGGTATGGATCACGCCAGCGGCCTGTGGGGCAGTGGCACCGACACGCACGGTCCAGGCACGTACTTCCTGCACGCCGGCAGTGAAGTAGGTCTGCAGGTTGAGCAGTTCGTACCCGGCGCGGATCACGCGGTTCAGGCCAGGCTCTTCGAGGCCCAAGGCTTCGAGGAACATGTCTTTCTCTTCGCCGTCGTCCAGCTCGGCGATTTCCGCTTCGATCTTGTTGCACACCGGCACCACCACCGCGCCTTCTTCTTCAGCGATGGCCTTGACCACGTCCAGGTGCGGGTTGTTGTCGAAGCCGTCTTCGGCGACGTTGGCGATGTACATCACCGGCTTGCTGGTCAGCAGGTGGAAGCCGCGGATCACGGCTTTCTCGTCGGCGCTCATGCGCTTCATCAGGCTGCGTGCCGGCTTGCCCTCGGTGAAGTGCGGAATGAGTTGTTCGAGAATGGCCTTCTGCGCCAGGGCTTCCTTGTCGCCGCCCTTGGCGTTGCGCGCAACCTTCTGCAGTTGCTTCTCGCAGCTGTCGAGGTCGGCGAAGATCAGTTCCAGGTCGATGATCTCGATGTCGCGCTTGGGGTCGACGCTGTTGGAGACGTGAATCACGTTCTCGTCTTCGAAGCAGCGCACCACGTGGGCGATGGCGTCGGTCTCGCGGATGTTGGCGAGGAACTTGTTGCCCAGGCCTTCACCTTTCGAGGCGCCCGCGACTAGCCCTGCGATGTCGACGAATTCCATGGTGGTGGGCAGGATGCGGTTGGGCTTGACGATTTCTGCCAGTGCCGCAAGGCGCGCATCGGGCATGGGAACGATACCGCTGTTGGGCTCGATGGTGCAGAAGGGGAAGTTCTCAGCGGCGATGCCGGACTTGGTCAGCGCGTTGAACAGGGTGGACTTGCCAACGTTGGGCAGGCCGACGATGCCGCAATTGAAACCCATGGGAATTCCCCTCTCTAGGAAGTCAGGCCTTTTGGCCGTGCAGCTCGCGCATCGCCTTGGCGAAGTCGCCAGCGAGGACATCCGGCAGCACGCCGAGGGCGTAATCGATGCTGGTGTCGAGTTTGTCCTGCTCGGCGCGCGGGGCGCGGCCAAGGACGAAGTTGGACACCAGCTTGGCGTCACCTGGGTGGCCGATGCCAAGCCTCAGGCGATGGAAATCGTTCTGGTTGCCGAGTTGCGCGATGATGTCGCGCAGCCCGTTGTGGCCACCGTGGCCGCCGCCCTTCTTGAGCTTGGCGACCCCTGGAGGCAGGTCGAGTTCGTCGTGGGCCACCAGAATCGCTTCCGGCGCGATGCGGAAGAAATTGGCCAATGCCGCCACGGACTGGCCGCTGCGGTTCATGTAGGTGGTGGGGATCAACAGACGAACATCACGGCCCTGATGGCTGAATTTCGCCGTCAGGCCAAAATACTTGCGGTCAGCGTTGAGTGAAACACGCTGGGCGCTGGCGATGCGTTCAACGAAAAGAGCCCCTGCGTTATGCCGGGTCTGTTCGTATTCGGGGCCTGGGTTTCCCAGGCCGACGATCAACTGGATGGCGGTCACGTCAGGGGCTCTTCCTTGGGGTAGTCAGGGTACGGTGCGCGGCACTGTACCCTGAGCAACACCGGCGTGCGAGTGATTACTCGGCAGCGCCTTCTTCGCCTTCTTCGGCAACGATACGCGGGGCGTGAACGTTGGCGACGGCTTTGTCGTCACCGTGGGCCAGGGCCACGAACTCGACGCCTTTCGGAGCCTTGAGGTCCGACAGGTGGATGATGGTGCCGATTTCGGCGCCATTGAGGTCGACTTCGATGAACTCAGGCAGGTCTTTAGCTTCGCAGGACACTTCCAGCTCGGTCTCGGTGTGCGAGATTTCGCCGCCGTTCTTCAGGGTGGTCTCTTCGTTGATGAAGTGAACCGGAACCTTGGCGGTCAGCTTCTGGCCAGCGACAACGCGAACGAAGTCGGCGTGCATGATGAAACCCTTGGACGGGTGACGCTGCATGGCCTTGACGATGACGTTCTGCTTGGCGCCGTCGACGTTCAGTTCCAGAACGTGGCTGTAGGCAGCTTCGTTTTCGAACAGTTTGGCGATTTCCTTGGCCACGATGGTCAGGGATTGCGCTTCCTGGTTACCGCCGTAAACGACGGCCGGGATGTTGGCGGAGTGACGCAGGCGGCGGCTCGCACCTTTCCCCAGGTCAGTACGCGCTTGGGCGTTCAGGGTGAATTCGTTCATTTTACTTCTCCAATGTAGCCAGCCCCGGGTGACACTTGCGACCAGTGCCAAGGCGGGGTGGGCAAAAAAGCCCCGCCCCAACGAAGGTGTTGGGGCGGGGCGCTTTCATCAACGGACGTTTCGCAGCAGGGCAAAGCCCTTAACGGAACATCGCGCTGATCGATTCTTCGTTGCTGATACGGCGAACCGCTTCGGCAACTACCGGTGCGATATCCAGCTGGCGGATACGGTCACAGGCTTGAGCAGCGGCAGACAGCGGAATGGTGTTGGTCACCACCAGCTCGTCGAGTACCGACTTCTCGATGTTCTCGATCGCCCGGCCGGAAAGGACAGGGTGCGTGCAGTAGGCGTAAACCTTGGCAGCGCCGTGTTCCTTCAGCGCCTTGGCCGCGTGGCACAGGGTGCCGGCGGTGTCGACCATGTCGTCTACCAGGATGCAGGTGCGACCTTCGACGTCGCCGATGATGTGCATCACTTCGGAGTGATTGGCCTTTTCACGGCGTTTGTCGATGATCCCGAGATCGACGCCCAAGGACTTGGCGACGGCGCGAGCACGCACCACGCCACCGATGTCCGGGGAGACGATCATCAGGTTGTCGAAACGCTGGTCTTCGATGTCGTCGACCAGTACGGGCGAGCCGTAGATGTTGTCGACGGGGATATCGAAGAAGCCCTGGATCTGGTCTGCGTGCAGGTCGACGGTGAGTACACGGTCGATGCCGACGACGGTGAGCATGTCAGCGACGACTTTGGCGCTGATGGCTACACGGGCCGAACGCGGACGGCGATCCTGGCGGGCGTATCCGAAGTAGGGAATCACGGCGGTGATTCGGGAGGCTGAGGAGCGGCGGAAGGCGTCGGCCATCACTACCAGTTCCATCAGATTATCGTTGGTCGGGGCACACGTCGGCTGAATGATGAAGACGTCTTTGCCGCGAACGTTTTCATTGATCTCAGTGCTGATTTCGCCGTCGGAGAACTTACCGACAGAAACATCACCCAGTGGGATATGCAGCTGACGTACGACACGCCGAGCCAGATCGGGGTTGGCATTCCCCGTGAAGACCATCATCTTGGACACGCGCAGTACCTGAAGGCTGAGGGTAACCTGGATGAAAATAGGAAAATGGCAGGGGCGGCTGGATTCGAACCAACGCATGGCAGGATCAAAACCTGCTGCCTTACCGCTTGGCGACGCCCCTGTATCTGTTGCTGCGAATACTGTGTATTCGACTTCTAGAGCAGGTCTTGAAGCGTGCGGTGCAATATCGAGACATTGCAACCTTTAGCGACAAACCCTGTTTGGGTCTCTGAAAGAAGGGCCAGAACTCTATCAGCTTCGGCTTTGCTTGGGAAGGCCCCAAACACGCAACTTCCAGTGCCGGTCAATCGAGCTTCCGTATATTTACCCAATGAAATCAGCGCGTTGCGAACTTCTGGATAACGTTGCTCTACCACCGGTTGGCAGTCATTACGACTGTTTCCCTCGGGAACGG
It includes:
- a CDS encoding toxin VasX, whose translation is MTRTYKIALGTNRPNQKEVGVGIMHPPCEPSIPLYPLRYGIVDTPLEPSIFPTLCTDGYPALGSGKAYGLRLLRPGSYVYLCYFKDGRMWTQHYQVTEDIRFARIWWDRCDETNATPGRQCVPETHQARPYLQAPQSHIAEQVYVMISDTLLSHRALWAIETNQDGLRDTLAVRLDPAAGPEQPHAFNAALVGNATPELVPRGYSTPRHFEWSETQFPNTAPDYNAIIQGLHAGLYGRRDITPLAVALPDPIGIASELHYLVSSAVERKTKYAGQNAHALQSATLISNYFEAMHKQAAYSEEGANALIRQKKLVKYTDAMAFPAEYAERINAFDQTIALAVNDAIAWVALMNPVKLLGKALRCFDTRVIPTARAYEQAVFQCIGALVHTQRGTQMLAQLIDMPVDSSPYWLALANGSETLLDRLRDSAGGLAKNVFQVLDAFMEEHAITPATNALIGLLQAIPAAKRADVLIPRLRHVMEIRANVTLVRYEMNLADLQRAAYEFQGHQSLETARAQGWKVPTPKITQFDLTVRIPLYEWVKVGETSYHEIDSPPKDRPALPPPRAMELEGNPFMNAVKRMREPAGHLFVGLGGYLAVVGMRNALKDANTASDRLGAGFALLGAITALIASSIEVSASIAAVKLRIQGIKPPNDGAKIIASKRSVATLGAIGAGLVAIGDLSKAISAFSVSNREQGLFLLESALAGGVLAVATRAGAMASAATMASTAGRVLVLGLSAGAWAIVAFAAVVAIVLFAVGADLVKHGPVEIWLKHSAWGINYSRYTNAQELEAVYCLYHRPRLAVAWEQRSGDSVGTLRIHCRLPGIDGLPGERFQTRLSFYYHDKTIRAIKGPIIYSGFNPINYRQECLVTSLGSTSEECGWSIQMHQFAKVKLEYAYFPDSVRQPGLMLTQPGAPEPLVFKAGTWFWDPTDITKLQPLEDF
- a CDS encoding DUF4123 domain-containing protein produces the protein MSATSEFPDYSRQVVKASPIPDWATLQQSARAWVWLNGALSQTLQDELKQLDRFFNGRWLWYGTPWAFTPPGYRSGPLLVTLDESIFNHALAHWLPQQIGLIVLAPDDEDSLVAHLEHLQQLTGANGQALSFGLGAFRALEELCEALPAERLAQLLGPIQRLVWYAGDQHSGEWVSVDAPVTGAAPTIAQRPFELSTYEEAALNPATQAWFMRDCAREFRRRFPVYDAADAQAELWRRLNAFALEASALTLRTERDVRHFMELRLRYPQRFFDHDRVLREIMLRRAVEGKQRLIDAEARLAQLAAQDVTGETP
- the ychF gene encoding redox-regulated ATPase YchF; its protein translation is MGFNCGIVGLPNVGKSTLFNALTKSGIAAENFPFCTIEPNSGIVPMPDARLAALAEIVKPNRILPTTMEFVDIAGLVAGASKGEGLGNKFLANIRETDAIAHVVRCFEDENVIHVSNSVDPKRDIEIIDLELIFADLDSCEKQLQKVARNAKGGDKEALAQKAILEQLIPHFTEGKPARSLMKRMSADEKAVIRGFHLLTSKPVMYIANVAEDGFDNNPHLDVVKAIAEEEGAVVVPVCNKIEAEIAELDDGEEKDMFLEALGLEEPGLNRVIRAGYELLNLQTYFTAGVQEVRAWTVRVGATAPQAAGVIHTDFEKGFIRAEVVAYDDFIQFKGESGAKEAGKWRLEGKEYIVKDGDVMHFRFNV
- the pth gene encoding aminoacyl-tRNA hydrolase; translation: MTAIQLIVGLGNPGPEYEQTRHNAGALFVERIASAQRVSLNADRKYFGLTAKFSHQGRDVRLLIPTTYMNRSGQSVAALANFFRIAPEAILVAHDELDLPPGVAKLKKGGGHGGHNGLRDIIAQLGNQNDFHRLRLGIGHPGDAKLVSNFVLGRAPRAEQDKLDTSIDYALGVLPDVLAGDFAKAMRELHGQKA
- a CDS encoding 50S ribosomal protein L25/general stress protein Ctc; translation: MNEFTLNAQARTDLGKGASRRLRHSANIPAVVYGGNQEAQSLTIVAKEIAKLFENEAAYSHVLELNVDGAKQNVIVKAMQRHPSKGFIMHADFVRVVAGQKLTAKVPVHFINEETTLKNGGEISHTETELEVSCEAKDLPEFIEVDLNGAEIGTIIHLSDLKAPKGVEFVALAHGDDKAVANVHAPRIVAEEGEEGAAE
- a CDS encoding ribose-phosphate pyrophosphokinase; this translates as MSKMMVFTGNANPDLARRVVRQLHIPLGDVSVGKFSDGEISTEINENVRGKDVFIIQPTCAPTNDNLMELVVMADAFRRSSASRITAVIPYFGYARQDRRPRSARVAISAKVVADMLTVVGIDRVLTVDLHADQIQGFFDIPVDNIYGSPVLVDDIEDQRFDNLMIVSPDIGGVVRARAVAKSLGVDLGIIDKRREKANHSEVMHIIGDVEGRTCILVDDMVDTAGTLCHAAKALKEHGAAKVYAYCTHPVLSGRAIENIEKSVLDELVVTNTIPLSAAAQACDRIRQLDIAPVVAEAVRRISNEESISAMFR